In Musa acuminata AAA Group cultivar baxijiao chromosome BXJ3-11, Cavendish_Baxijiao_AAA, whole genome shotgun sequence, one DNA window encodes the following:
- the LOC135652618 gene encoding ankyrin repeat-containing protein At5g02620-like, with product MDPRLEEAAYAGDLTLLRRLLREDRLLLHRQAIAAAHLSDSPLHIAASLGHSDLVREILAVNPELAHGRNREGLSALHLAAAQGHLSVVNELLQYAAAANLCLATDNDSFMPAHTAALRGRLDVLTVLLDACPESLRAVTSQGDSILHLTVKSNSFETVQFLLNRTDENDELLNSGDAKGNTVLHLAVARKQLQTVKLLLGRRGIEVNATNMRGDTVLDMLLDSPCQLGDLLLGELIRAAGGRTTAEEGKTRPKSSPGDARASATVASHRSRPNRSEPKEKYNNKPATLMLVATLIATITFAAGLNPPGGFKQKDDGGSTPPIAEVNFDESSSEGEAVLKDDLELFLLFDMFGLFASLSIILLLICCVPRQTKMVMGILKWILWLAVFSTALAFSTAIVRIFSYQLYTVILLMSWFGILSLFMIWVCFRAIRGLLRKGGCWKKKDGEGESQGVPTRAVAIRTKIVVGALMIIIFGVVLIVNYLVFVYILNMPNNRII from the exons ATGGATCCGAGACTAGAGGAAGCAGCTTATGCGGGAGACCTCACTTTGTTACGGCGTTTGCTACGAGAAGACCGGCTCCTGCTCCACAGGCAAGCCATCGCCGCGGCTCACCTGTCGGACAGCCCCCTCCACATCGCTGCATCGCTCGGCCACTCCGACCTGGTCCGGGAGATCCTCGCCGTAAACCCGGAGCTCGCGCATGGCCGCAACCGCGAAGGCCTTTCCGCCTTGCACCTGGCCGCTGCCCAAGGCCACTTGTCCGTGGTGAACGAGCTGCTGCAGTACGCAGCCGCTGCCAATCTCTGCTTGGCGACCGACAACGATAGCTTCATGCCCGCCCACACTGCAGCCTTACGAGGCAGGCTTGATGTATTGACAGTGTTACTGGATGCGTGCCCGGAGTCCTTGCGAGCTGTGACATCGCAAGGTGACTCCATCCTTCATCTTACTGTGAAATCGAACAGCTTCGAGACCGTGCAGTTCTTGCTGAACAGAACAGATGAAAACGATGAGCTGCTCAACTCCGGAGATGCGAAAGGCAACACCGTCCTGCACCTTGCTGTGGCCAGAAAACAGCTCCAG ACCGTGAAGTTGCTTCTGGGAAGGAGAGGTATCGAAGTTAACGCCACAAACATGAGAGGCGACACCGTCCTTGATATGCTACTGGATTCACCCTGCCAGCTTGGAGATCTGTTGTTGGGAGAACTGATTCGAGCAGCAGGTGGAAGAACCACAGCAGAAGAAGGGAAGACTCGGCCGAAATCGTCACCGGGTGATGCCAGAGCCTCTGCCACTGTCGCGTCACACAGAAGCCGACCAAATCGTTCTGAACCTAAAGAAAAGTACAACAACAAACCAGCAACACTAATGTTGGTGGCGACGTTGATCGCCACCATCACATTCGCAGCTGGGCTGAACCCCCCTGGTGGGTTTAAGCAGAAAGATGATGGTGGGTCGACTCCCCCCATTGCAGAAGTCAATTTTGATGAGAGTTCAAGTGAAGGGGAGGCAGTTCTAAAAGATGATCTCGAGTTATTCCTACTGTTCGACATGTTCGGGTTGTTTGCATCCTTGAGCATCATCCTCTTGTTGATATGTTGTGTGCCCAGACAGACTAAAATGGTGATGGGAATCCTAAAGTGGATTCTATGGCTGGCGGTGTTCTCGACGGCATTAGCATTCTCGACCGCCATTGTGCGAATATTTTCCTATCAGCTCTACACTGTCATCCTTCTCATGAGTTGGTTCGGAATTCTCAGTCTCTTCATGATTTGGGTGTGCTTTAGAGCGATCAGAGGCTTGTTGCGCAAAGGTGGATGctggaagaagaaagatggagaagGAGAAAGCCAGGGAGTCCCCACAAGGGCCGTTGCCATCCGCACGAAGATTGTGGTGGGCGCGTTGATGATAATTATCTTTGGAGTAGTTCTTATTGTAAATTATTTAGTGTttgtttatatattaaatatgccaaataatagaataatatga